The Candidatus Kryptobacter tengchongensis genome contains a region encoding:
- a CDS encoding flagellar M-ring protein FliF — protein sequence MSTISQLKEFWDKLSLARKVLLIGVAIASIVVFAFLISWVREPEYGVLFSNLEARDASKIIERLKERKIEYKLEDNGRTVLVPRQNVYELRLQFAGEGLPNSSIVGYEIFDKNNIGVSDFVQKINYKRALEGELARTILQIEGVEAVRVHIVMPEKTLFKEDQKEPTASVILKLKQGTRITRENVQSIAYLVANSVEGLDPKNVTILDSRGRLLSDNSESDPLAKVSGKQYELKRSVEQYLADKVQSLLDGVLGQGNSIVRVDVELNFTQVEKTIEEYDPDKTVVRSEQTTQERSSSVDSSFASTNSQRTNTITNYEVNRTLQRIVESVGNIKRLSVAVLVNGTYKVSEVDGVKKVEYIPRDEEQIQKLTEIVKNAVGFNPDRNDQISVVSIPFEPAGEGVEFVRREDKRENWRDLVEKIVIGFAILGSIVVIFSLLGRLKVKREIPTVEVKEFPQVQPQPTLKEPETVTIEAVEPAEEEIEFERMKREQIKEKVMEYIRENSEQATRLIKVWLLEEEKAKWQRR from the coding sequence ATGAGTACAATTTCTCAGTTGAAAGAGTTTTGGGACAAATTATCACTTGCGAGGAAAGTTTTACTCATCGGGGTTGCGATTGCTTCAATTGTTGTTTTTGCATTTTTGATCTCGTGGGTTCGTGAGCCTGAATATGGTGTTTTGTTTTCAAATCTTGAGGCGCGGGATGCAAGTAAAATAATTGAAAGGTTAAAGGAGAGAAAAATTGAGTATAAACTGGAGGATAACGGGCGGACGGTACTTGTCCCAAGGCAAAATGTTTATGAGTTACGACTTCAGTTTGCCGGTGAAGGGTTACCTAATTCAAGTATTGTTGGGTATGAGATTTTTGACAAAAACAACATCGGCGTTTCGGATTTTGTTCAGAAGATAAATTATAAACGAGCACTTGAAGGGGAGCTTGCCAGAACGATTTTACAAATTGAGGGTGTTGAAGCAGTAAGAGTTCATATCGTTATGCCTGAGAAAACTCTTTTTAAAGAAGACCAAAAAGAACCAACAGCTTCAGTTATACTTAAGCTAAAGCAAGGGACGAGGATAACGCGTGAAAATGTCCAAAGTATCGCCTATCTTGTTGCAAATAGCGTTGAAGGTCTTGACCCGAAAAATGTCACTATACTTGATTCCAGAGGGAGACTTTTATCGGATAATTCGGAATCTGATCCGCTTGCAAAGGTGAGCGGTAAACAATATGAGCTAAAGAGAAGCGTTGAGCAGTATCTTGCTGATAAGGTTCAAAGTTTGCTTGATGGTGTTCTTGGTCAGGGAAATTCAATTGTAAGGGTTGATGTGGAGCTGAATTTTACGCAGGTTGAGAAAACAATTGAAGAATATGATCCAGATAAAACTGTCGTTCGGAGTGAGCAGACAACTCAAGAAAGAAGTAGTTCAGTTGATTCGTCGTTTGCCAGCACAAATTCTCAGAGGACAAATACGATAACAAATTATGAGGTTAATAGAACACTTCAAAGAATAGTTGAAAGCGTTGGAAATATAAAAAGACTTTCTGTTGCTGTTCTCGTAAATGGAACTTATAAAGTGAGTGAAGTTGATGGGGTTAAGAAGGTTGAATATATCCCACGTGATGAGGAACAAATCCAAAAGTTGACAGAGATAGTTAAAAACGCTGTTGGTTTTAATCCTGATAGAAATGATCAGATTTCAGTTGTGAGCATTCCCTTTGAACCAGCAGGTGAGGGAGTGGAATTTGTGCGAAGGGAGGACAAGAGGGAGAATTGGCGTGATCTTGTTGAGAAAATTGTGATTGGATTTGCTATACTTGGTTCAATCGTAGTGATTTTCTCTCTTCTTGGTAGATTGAAGGTTAAAAGGGAAATTCCAACTGTTGAAGTTAAGGAATTTCCACAGGTTCAGCCTCAACCGACGCTCAAAGAACCTGAGACGGTTACAATTGAAGCAGTTGAGCCAGCGGAGGAGGAGATTGAATTTGAGAGGATGAAGAGGGAGCAGATTAAAGAAAAAGTGATGGAATATATTCGTGAAAATTCGGAGCAGGCGACAAGATTAATCAAAGTTTGGTTGCTTGAGGAGGAAAAAGCGAAATGGCAAAGGCGTTAA
- a CDS encoding hook-length control protein FliK: MNLILNNILNNFASVQVEGGSKSRNEIAENFGDILGLLLIQLFASAERSEASLHLINEKSAESGGDSCIQVVELKQAVSCASEFKELTQTETQNHQAKQIADFKIAKIVQLTVEQNKISQVSELVNRRDDSGNHNVVEMSDSKTQKAGNSALNYQGNGQINCAYESVPLIKFDITKLRKVKINSQNVDEKSKCNFQVTGSMGSEQVMMFEKEIFEDRLDKGLSFEFKISEEKFTPKLMRHQSQGENVKDNEGISATMESRVSAVYKSEQMNNNFEFRRNFKGNYLEDSKFERMLEKINTRNFVDVDIKDLDERIGVERPVFHIKAQDIPEFVKSFILKSKDLERGEVVLKVKPKEIGEIVVKISQGEGGVRILFEVKNYETKQMIESRFDSLRATLESSNVKPEKIDVLLVAENFDSNYNFSNSEREQFLRKATSKRKVFDSFETVKIYGGSLIEAII, from the coding sequence ATGAACTTAATTTTAAACAACATATTAAACAATTTCGCCTCAGTTCAAGTTGAGGGAGGTTCTAAATCCCGTAACGAAATTGCGGAAAATTTTGGTGATATTTTAGGACTTCTTTTAATTCAGCTTTTTGCAAGCGCTGAGAGAAGTGAAGCGAGCTTACATCTCATAAACGAAAAATCAGCTGAGAGCGGTGGAGATTCTTGTATTCAAGTTGTGGAGTTAAAGCAGGCAGTGAGTTGCGCCTCAGAATTTAAAGAATTAACACAAACCGAAACTCAGAATCATCAAGCCAAGCAAATTGCCGATTTTAAAATTGCAAAAATAGTTCAATTAACAGTTGAGCAAAATAAAATTTCTCAAGTTTCAGAATTGGTAAACAGGCGTGATGATAGCGGAAATCATAATGTTGTTGAGATGTCGGATAGCAAAACTCAAAAAGCAGGAAACAGTGCCTTGAACTATCAGGGGAACGGGCAGATAAACTGTGCTTATGAATCTGTGCCTCTGATCAAGTTTGATATTACGAAATTGAGAAAAGTTAAGATAAATAGTCAGAATGTAGATGAAAAAAGTAAATGCAATTTTCAAGTTACAGGGTCAATGGGTAGCGAACAGGTGATGATGTTTGAAAAGGAAATTTTTGAAGATAGGCTTGATAAAGGTTTAAGTTTTGAATTTAAAATAAGTGAAGAGAAATTCACTCCGAAATTGATGAGGCATCAATCTCAAGGTGAAAATGTGAAAGATAACGAGGGAATTAGCGCAACAATGGAATCTCGGGTTTCGGCTGTTTATAAAAGCGAGCAGATGAATAATAATTTTGAATTTCGGCGCAATTTCAAAGGGAATTATTTAGAGGATTCCAAGTTTGAAAGGATGCTTGAAAAAATTAATACGAGAAATTTTGTTGATGTTGATATCAAAGATTTAGATGAGAGAATAGGCGTAGAGAGACCAGTTTTTCACATAAAGGCTCAAGATATCCCAGAATTTGTTAAAAGTTTTATTTTGAAAAGCAAGGATCTTGAACGAGGGGAGGTTGTTTTGAAGGTTAAACCAAAAGAGATTGGGGAGATAGTGGTTAAAATTTCGCAAGGTGAAGGTGGCGTAAGAATTTTGTTTGAGGTTAAAAATTACGAGACAAAGCAGATGATTGAGTCAAGGTTTGATAGTTTGAGGGCAACGCTTGAGTCAAGCAATGTGAAACCAGAAAAGATTGATGTATTGCTTGTGGCTGAAAACTTTGATAGTAATTATAATTTCTCAAACTCAGAGCGTGAGCAATTTTTAAGGAAAGCAACAAGTAAAAGGAAGGTTTTTGACTCTTTTGAGACAGTTAAAATTTACGGTGGTAGTTTAATAGAGGCAATAATTTAA
- a CDS encoding flagellar basal-body rod protein FlgB: protein MLKIFLFNRTKIPLLEKALDAYSLRQRAIASNIANITTIGYRRVDVKFEDELQRNLGGEFIKGMRTNEKHIAIGAKDINDVQPEIARQSSDYNPDPLASGVNDVDIDQEMVELAKNQIRYRLASRLIAESFRGIQKSIKGGGV from the coding sequence ATGTTAAAAATTTTTCTTTTCAACAGGACGAAAATTCCGCTTCTTGAAAAAGCTCTTGATGCGTATTCGTTAAGACAAAGGGCGATTGCATCAAATATAGCAAATATAACGACAATTGGATACCGGCGGGTTGATGTTAAATTTGAAGATGAGCTTCAAAGGAATTTGGGTGGGGAATTTATAAAGGGAATGAGGACAAATGAGAAACACATTGCAATTGGTGCAAAAGATATTAATGATGTTCAACCAGAAATTGCACGGCAAAGTTCAGATTATAACCCAGATCCACTTGCAAGTGGTGTGAATGATGTTGATATTGATCAAGAGATGGTTGAGCTTGCGAAGAATCAAATAAGATATAGGCTTGCTTCCAGATTAATTGCTGAGTCGTTCAGGGGAATTCAAAAAAGCATAAAAGGAGGGGGCGTATGA
- a CDS encoding flagellar assembly protein FliH gives MKKTLFTKKVIKNQLWKERFLFEELKIDDLDFKNLSDADAKDESVVESLSDYAQNSAEKGNEVDVETIIAQVKDEYELKVREAYQRGFRDAERILREKMNNELNEHIALFEQLLKSFYNEVESFETKVEIFVVSLAIKIAEKIVKREIEKNDDFILNQVKEAIKRVIGIEKIKLRINPDDEKLIRESKPELLQMLGSASEVIIEADPGIERGGCIIESELGNVDARISTQFSLIENSLIEGIR, from the coding sequence GTGAAGAAGACATTGTTTACTAAAAAGGTAATAAAAAATCAATTGTGGAAGGAAAGGTTTCTATTTGAGGAATTGAAGATTGATGATTTGGATTTTAAGAATTTATCGGATGCTGACGCAAAAGATGAATCGGTGGTTGAATCGTTAAGCGATTATGCACAAAATTCGGCTGAAAAGGGAAATGAAGTTGATGTTGAAACAATAATAGCACAAGTAAAGGATGAATATGAGCTGAAGGTAAGGGAAGCATATCAAAGGGGGTTTAGGGATGCGGAAAGAATTTTAAGGGAGAAGATGAATAACGAATTAAATGAACATATTGCTCTTTTTGAGCAGCTTTTAAAAAGTTTTTATAACGAGGTTGAATCGTTTGAGACAAAAGTTGAGATATTCGTTGTCTCACTTGCTATAAAAATTGCCGAAAAAATAGTTAAGCGTGAGATTGAGAAAAATGATGATTTTATTTTAAATCAGGTGAAAGAAGCAATTAAGAGAGTTATCGGAATTGAGAAGATTAAGTTGAGAATAAACCCTGATGATGAAAAACTTATAAGGGAGTCAAAACCAGAACTTTTGCAAATGCTTGGCTCAGCAAGCGAAGTCATCATTGAAGCAGATCCAGGAATTGAAAGGGGAGGCTGTATAATTGAAAGTGAGCTTGGAAATGTTGATGCAAGAATTTCAACACAATTTTCATTAATTGAAAATTCACTCATTGAGGGCATCAGATAA
- a CDS encoding flagellar basal-body rod protein FlgC, whose translation MKIERLFASFNISAMGLSAQRKRMTVIAENIANVETTRTENGTPYRRKVVVMRSFPAQSFTSVLKNETIGLKTTNENHFSSDLFEFTQDENTIRGVVTEIVEDNSPERLVYNPEHPDADENGYVHMPNVNIIVEMVDMISATRSYEANVTAFNASKNMAKDAMEI comes from the coding sequence ATGAAGATTGAAAGGTTATTTGCATCTTTTAACATAAGTGCAATGGGGTTGAGTGCTCAAAGGAAAAGGATGACCGTTATCGCTGAAAATATTGCAAATGTTGAAACAACAAGAACTGAGAATGGAACTCCTTACAGGAGGAAGGTTGTGGTGATGAGGTCTTTCCCTGCGCAAAGTTTTACATCTGTTTTGAAAAATGAAACGATAGGTCTTAAGACGACGAATGAAAACCATTTTTCTTCTGATTTGTTTGAATTTACGCAAGATGAGAACACCATAAGAGGAGTGGTGACGGAAATAGTTGAGGATAATTCCCCTGAACGGCTCGTTTACAATCCAGAACATCCTGATGCCGATGAGAATGGTTATGTTCATATGCCTAATGTTAACATCATCGTTGAGATGGTTGATATGATTTCGGCAACACGTTCTTATGAAGCGAATGTGACTGCTTTCAATGCTTCAAAAAATATGGCAAAAGACGCAATGGAGATATGA
- a CDS encoding flagellar hook-basal body complex protein FliE — MLKPINLIDSVEASNSDIKWRAKESVESFQNVLKEFIKDVNQLQNEAGEAIEKAITGEISDIHDVMIAVEKAKTSFELLMEVRNKMLEAYKELMRLQV; from the coding sequence ATGTTGAAGCCCATTAATTTGATTGATTCGGTTGAAGCTTCAAATTCTGATATAAAATGGAGAGCAAAAGAGAGCGTTGAAAGTTTTCAAAATGTTTTAAAGGAGTTTATCAAAGATGTAAATCAACTTCAAAACGAAGCGGGTGAAGCGATAGAGAAAGCAATAACGGGAGAGATAAGTGATATTCACGATGTTATGATTGCTGTTGAAAAGGCGAAGACAAGTTTTGAACTTTTAATGGAAGTTAGGAATAAGATGCTTGAGGCATATAAAGAGCTGATGCGTTTACAGGTTTAA
- a CDS encoding flagellar FliJ protein yields the protein MARFKLDPVLKVRQIQEKKYKKELSEIKVIRENAEKLLEDLKTEKIRQMENMEVEEKIKAVDLQIQYAYLNAIAVQVERQKDMLEKISKEEEKKRDILVKTNQNKRMIEKLKQKFNEQILKDYQKKEQSLLDSISHRATLNR from the coding sequence ATGGCTCGTTTCAAACTTGACCCCGTTCTAAAGGTTCGTCAAATACAGGAAAAAAAATACAAAAAGGAACTTTCGGAGATTAAAGTAATTCGTGAAAATGCCGAAAAATTATTAGAAGACCTTAAAACGGAGAAAATACGACAAATGGAAAATATGGAGGTTGAAGAAAAAATCAAGGCGGTTGATCTTCAAATTCAATATGCCTATTTAAATGCAATCGCTGTTCAAGTTGAAAGGCAAAAGGATATGCTTGAAAAAATTTCCAAAGAAGAAGAGAAAAAGCGTGATATCTTGGTGAAAACGAATCAAAACAAACGAATGATTGAAAAATTAAAACAAAAGTTTAACGAGCAAATTTTAAAGGATTATCAAAAGAAAGAACAATCACTTCTTGACTCAATTTCACACAGAGCAACATTGAACAGGTAA
- a CDS encoding 23S rRNA (adenine2503-C2)-methyltransferase, with amino-acid sequence MLNKTPISLKGLTLPELENFVLDMGWEKFRAKQIFKWIYNKQVDDFAQMTDIPKHYREELSQIAQINELKLLTFEKSNCDGTIKFLFELKDGEKIESVLIPDESRLTLCISTQVGCPIDCKFCATGAMGFKRNLTAGEIIDQVIQAQKYSERRITNIVFMGMGEPLLNLKNLIKAIDIITSDNGIRIGARKITVSTVGIPDKIKELADAGRKVKIALSLHTLDENLRSKLIPIASRYPISSLLEALRYYYKKVGLRITYEYIVFDGLNDRDEDVKNLVELAKMIPCKINLLKFHPVDFIRKDPILKILKPSRRLEEFAQKLRENNLTVFVRSNAGEDIKAACGQLAILNQ; translated from the coding sequence ATGCTAAATAAAACACCCATATCGCTCAAAGGCTTAACCTTACCTGAACTTGAAAATTTTGTGCTTGATATGGGATGGGAAAAGTTCCGTGCAAAGCAAATTTTTAAATGGATTTATAACAAGCAAGTTGATGATTTCGCCCAGATGACGGACATCCCAAAACACTACAGAGAGGAATTATCCCAAATTGCGCAAATAAATGAACTAAAACTTTTAACCTTTGAAAAATCAAATTGTGATGGAACAATAAAATTTCTATTTGAACTAAAAGATGGTGAGAAAATTGAAAGCGTTTTAATCCCAGATGAATCACGCCTCACGTTATGTATTTCAACTCAAGTTGGATGCCCGATTGATTGCAAATTCTGCGCAACCGGGGCAATGGGCTTTAAAAGAAACTTAACCGCTGGCGAAATAATTGACCAAGTAATACAGGCACAAAAATATTCCGAACGAAGAATAACAAATATCGTTTTTATGGGAATGGGCGAACCTCTGCTAAACTTAAAAAACCTCATCAAGGCAATTGATATAATAACAAGCGATAATGGAATAAGAATTGGGGCAAGAAAAATAACTGTCTCAACCGTTGGAATCCCGGATAAAATAAAAGAACTTGCCGACGCCGGAAGGAAGGTCAAAATCGCCCTATCTCTTCATACACTTGATGAAAATTTACGCTCAAAACTTATCCCAATCGCAAGCAGATACCCAATTTCATCTTTGCTTGAGGCATTGAGATATTACTACAAAAAAGTTGGCTTAAGAATCACATACGAATACATCGTGTTTGACGGCTTAAACGATAGAGATGAAGATGTCAAAAATCTTGTAGAACTTGCTAAAATGATCCCATGTAAGATAAATTTGCTAAAATTTCATCCTGTTGACTTTATAAGAAAAGACCCAATTTTAAAAATTTTAAAACCATCAAGGAGGCTTGAAGAATTTGCACAAAAACTTCGCGAAAATAATCTTACTGTCTTCGTTAGAAGCAACGCAGGCGAAGACATAAAAGCAGCATGCGGACAACTGGCAATTTTAAATCAATAA
- a CDS encoding flagellar motor switch protein FliG yields the protein MAKALNLKYENLTGKQKAAILLLALDVETASKVFRHLEPQEMEQLAIEISSLDGVSSSVVQAVIEEFFQMMKAQEYIIVGGFEYAKTLLEKSLGPQKASEIVEKVHGMTQIKGFSVLKKADATQLANFLQKEHPQTIALILSHLPLEQTAKVINQFPEDLRVEVVYRIAKLGKISPTILTELENVVDMMAEASLSQEVSATGGARTVASILNKIGSQEARELLQRIEEQDPDLANEIKRLMFLFEDIIYIDDRSIQRILREVDKKDLALALKGADQKIKEKIFKNMSERAAAMLQEEIQYMGPVRLREVEAAQMRIVEIIKRLEENQEIVIAGRGGEEDIVY from the coding sequence ATGGCAAAGGCGTTAAACTTAAAATACGAAAATCTTACGGGTAAGCAAAAGGCGGCTATTTTGCTTCTTGCGCTTGATGTTGAAACTGCTTCAAAGGTTTTTCGGCATCTTGAGCCCCAGGAAATGGAACAGCTTGCAATAGAAATTTCATCGCTTGATGGAGTTTCTTCATCCGTTGTTCAGGCTGTAATTGAAGAATTTTTTCAAATGATGAAGGCTCAAGAATATATAATCGTTGGTGGTTTTGAATATGCTAAAACATTGCTTGAGAAATCGCTTGGTCCACAAAAAGCTTCTGAAATAGTTGAGAAAGTTCATGGTATGACGCAGATAAAAGGATTTTCTGTTTTGAAAAAAGCGGATGCGACACAACTTGCAAATTTTTTGCAGAAGGAGCATCCTCAAACAATAGCGTTGATTTTATCACATCTCCCGCTTGAGCAAACCGCAAAGGTTATAAATCAATTTCCTGAGGATTTAAGAGTTGAGGTGGTATATAGGATTGCGAAGCTTGGCAAAATTTCCCCAACGATTTTAACGGAGCTTGAGAATGTTGTTGATATGATGGCTGAGGCATCTTTAAGTCAAGAAGTCAGCGCAACGGGTGGAGCAAGAACAGTGGCGTCAATTCTTAATAAGATTGGTTCACAGGAGGCGAGAGAACTTTTGCAAAGGATTGAGGAGCAGGACCCGGACCTTGCAAACGAGATCAAGAGATTGATGTTCCTGTTTGAAGATATAATTTACATTGACGATAGAAGCATACAAAGAATCTTGCGAGAGGTTGACAAAAAAGATCTTGCCCTTGCTTTGAAAGGTGCTGATCAAAAAATCAAGGAGAAGATTTTCAAGAATATGTCAGAAAGGGCAGCTGCTATGTTGCAGGAGGAAATTCAGTATATGGGACCTGTGCGATTGCGTGAGGTTGAAGCAGCGCAGATGAGAATTGTTGAGATTATAAAACGGCTTGAGGAAAATCAAGAGATTGTAATTGCAGGAAGAGGAGGTGAAGAAGACATTGTTTACTAA
- a CDS encoding flagellum-specific ATP synthase, which translates to MIGLEFRMRKYFDKIEHLDMVKVNGRVTQVIGLVIESVGPSASLGEVCIIRSRNDEAICFTEVVGFKNNRVLSMALGDINKISPGSEIVATGKAFSIPVGRNLLGRVIDGLGRPIDGKGWIEADEIRSIYNQPPEPLERKRINQPIATGVRAIDALLTCGKGQRIGIFAGSGVGKSTLMGMIARHTNADVNVIALIGERGREVRDFIEKELGEFGLSKSVVVVATSDKPPLIRVKASLVATTVAEYFRDQGFDVMFMMDSLTRVAMAQREVGLAIGEPPTTKGYTPSVFALLPRLVERAGTSSKGSITALYTVLVEGDDLNEPIADSARSILDGHIVLSRKLANMGHYPAIEPLESISRLMPDIVSPEHKKSAEKIIDILATYREAEDLINIGAYAKGSNPKIDKALQMIEKIREFLKQDIKEKAEFEDSVARLIELAKLI; encoded by the coding sequence ATGATAGGTCTTGAATTTAGAATGAGAAAATACTTTGATAAGATTGAACATCTTGATATGGTCAAAGTCAATGGGAGGGTAACGCAAGTCATTGGACTTGTAATTGAATCAGTTGGTCCGTCTGCTTCACTTGGTGAGGTATGTATTATAAGATCCAGAAATGATGAGGCAATTTGTTTTACCGAAGTAGTTGGGTTTAAAAATAATCGTGTTCTTTCAATGGCTCTTGGTGATATAAATAAGATAAGCCCTGGTAGTGAAATTGTTGCAACTGGAAAAGCATTTTCAATTCCAGTTGGAAGGAATCTTCTTGGTAGGGTTATAGATGGGCTTGGTCGTCCGATTGATGGAAAGGGATGGATTGAGGCTGATGAAATAAGGTCAATTTATAATCAACCGCCAGAACCTCTTGAAAGGAAAAGGATAAATCAGCCAATAGCAACTGGGGTAAGAGCTATTGATGCACTTCTTACTTGTGGGAAAGGGCAAAGAATTGGGATTTTCGCTGGCAGTGGTGTGGGTAAAAGCACACTTATGGGCATGATCGCAAGACATACAAATGCTGATGTTAATGTGATTGCTTTGATTGGGGAACGAGGCAGGGAGGTGAGAGATTTTATTGAAAAAGAACTTGGAGAGTTTGGGCTCTCAAAAAGTGTTGTCGTAGTTGCAACAAGTGATAAGCCACCGCTTATAAGGGTTAAAGCGTCGCTTGTTGCAACAACAGTTGCGGAGTATTTCAGGGATCAAGGTTTTGATGTTATGTTTATGATGGACTCTTTAACTCGTGTTGCGATGGCTCAGCGTGAGGTCGGGCTTGCAATTGGTGAGCCACCAACAACGAAAGGTTATACTCCCTCAGTGTTTGCTTTGCTTCCAAGGCTTGTTGAACGTGCTGGAACCTCTTCAAAGGGAAGCATCACAGCGCTTTATACAGTTCTCGTTGAAGGTGACGACCTTAATGAGCCAATTGCTGATTCAGCAAGGTCTATACTTGATGGTCACATTGTCCTTTCAAGAAAACTTGCAAATATGGGACACTATCCTGCAATTGAACCACTTGAAAGTATAAGCAGACTTATGCCAGATATAGTGAGCCCCGAACATAAAAAATCAGCTGAGAAAATAATAGATATACTTGCAACTTATAGAGAAGCGGAAGATTTGATAAACATTGGAGCCTATGCTAAAGGTAGCAATCCAAAAATTGATAAAGCGTTGCAAATGATTGAAAAAATAAGGGAGTTTTTAAAACAGGATATAAAGGAAAAAGCAGAGTTTGAAGATTCGGTTGCTCGTTTAATTGAACTTGCAAAATTAATCTGA
- a CDS encoding flagellar operon protein: MSIEVNGVKVPFVPAGGVETLRKESSGIKIPDFGSRFDEILKGEIERVKFSNHALKRMEERDVKLSDEEMKLLNDAVVRAEQKNAKDVLILLRDIAFIVNVKNKTVITVVDGESMREHVFTNIDGAVII, encoded by the coding sequence ATGTCAATTGAGGTAAATGGTGTAAAAGTCCCGTTTGTTCCTGCTGGTGGAGTTGAAACCCTGAGAAAGGAATCTTCGGGGATAAAGATTCCTGATTTTGGTTCAAGGTTTGATGAAATTTTAAAGGGTGAGATTGAGAGGGTAAAGTTTTCAAATCATGCTTTGAAAAGGATGGAGGAAAGGGATGTCAAGTTAAGCGATGAAGAAATGAAGCTTTTGAACGATGCTGTGGTTCGGGCGGAGCAAAAAAATGCAAAAGATGTTTTGATTTTGTTAAGGGATATTGCGTTTATCGTCAATGTTAAAAACAAAACGGTTATAACTGTGGTTGATGGCGAGAGCATGCGAGAACATGTTTTCACAAATATTGATGGAGCTGTGATAATTTAA
- a CDS encoding MgtE intracellular N domain-containing protein, translating into MGKSIFGYILGFTFSFVTIFEGMYVLSKLHPELFRPIPSSAPVSAMIDSIKVKNDSLGIVWEDTSSIGFEYVEAYKLDSLKNLHNKTLAELGRYKDSVNVLISMIRNLEIEMKRKDFLIEKLQKQASSQQSEKVKSLAKIYEAMEPETAARILENMSEDEALAIILNMQRRQAAKILSELNTKKAVKLSKLNGK; encoded by the coding sequence ATGGGAAAGTCAATTTTTGGTTACATACTTGGTTTCACTTTTTCTTTTGTGACGATTTTTGAGGGTATGTATGTTCTTTCAAAACTTCATCCCGAACTTTTCAGACCGATCCCAAGTTCAGCCCCTGTTTCGGCGATGATTGATTCTATCAAAGTTAAAAATGATTCGCTTGGAATTGTATGGGAAGATACAAGCTCAATTGGGTTTGAATATGTTGAAGCATATAAACTTGATAGTTTAAAAAATTTGCATAACAAGACGCTTGCAGAATTGGGGAGGTATAAAGATAGCGTTAATGTGCTTATCAGTATGATCCGTAACCTTGAAATTGAGATGAAGAGAAAAGATTTTCTTATTGAAAAGTTGCAAAAGCAGGCTTCAAGTCAACAGAGTGAAAAAGTTAAATCTTTAGCGAAAATTTATGAGGCAATGGAGCCAGAAACAGCTGCAAGGATTCTTGAAAATATGTCTGAAGATGAGGCGCTTGCTATCATTTTAAATATGCAAAGACGTCAAGCTGCGAAGATACTTTCCGAACTTAACACGAAAAAGGCAGTTAAACTTTCAAAACTTAACGGGAAATGA
- a CDS encoding flagellar basal-body rod modification protein FlgD, translating to MENINSIQNFKNIPSSGSSVQNPDKVILGKDDFLKLLIAQLNYQDPLNPIQSAEFASQLAQFSSVEQLYNINSNLLKSIDASYATNRSITNALISNLIGKKVVVYGDVLKLEAGNDIEFGYELKGDASSVEIKIFDSAGNLVRSFKVGERKSGRYDFKWDGKDERGDRLRDGNYTVKVEAFDENGKPVVVNVYISGTVEGVRYKPDGAVILIGGVEFGIADIIEIKDERGNVN from the coding sequence GTGGAAAATATCAATTCAATTCAGAATTTTAAAAACATTCCATCATCGGGAAGCAGTGTTCAAAATCCCGATAAGGTAATTCTTGGGAAAGACGATTTCTTGAAGCTTTTGATAGCGCAGTTGAATTATCAAGATCCGTTGAATCCTATTCAAAGTGCAGAATTTGCTTCTCAGCTTGCGCAGTTTAGTTCTGTTGAGCAACTTTATAACATCAATTCAAATCTTTTGAAAAGCATTGATGCAAGTTATGCGACGAATCGTTCAATTACGAATGCTTTGATTTCAAACTTAATCGGTAAAAAGGTTGTAGTTTATGGAGATGTTTTGAAACTTGAGGCGGGGAATGATATTGAATTTGGATACGAGTTAAAAGGCGATGCAAGTTCAGTTGAGATTAAAATTTTTGATTCCGCTGGAAATTTGGTTAGATCGTTTAAAGTTGGCGAGAGAAAAAGTGGAAGATATGATTTCAAATGGGATGGAAAAGACGAGCGTGGGGATCGTTTGAGAGATGGAAATTACACGGTCAAGGTTGAGGCTTTTGATGAGAATGGGAAACCCGTGGTTGTGAATGTTTACATCAGCGGAACAGTTGAAGGGGTAAGATATAAGCCAGATGGAGCGGTGATTTTAATCGGAGGGGTTGAGTTCGGGATTGCTGACATAATTGAAATAAAAGACGAAAGGGGAAATGTCAATTGA